One part of the Bacillus sp. FJAT-45350 genome encodes these proteins:
- a CDS encoding EAL domain-containing protein, with the protein MNNKKGSTTKFEINSETKLQLETVLENTFDGIIIHDKGKVIKADDTFLGITGYKLEEIVNRSFFDFVAPTDKERVKKLLQMGVQQESHEFVGMKKDGTNIYFKMKSSPYPLKGSIVQMISLQNITQSRLKDERIEFLAFYDDLTGLPNKVLFNRRLSLAMTYAQLHNQNLAVMFCDCDGFKKINSTLGNQVGDSLLVQVSKRLKGCLSENVTLSRNISDEFTILLPNVNQQEAELVAEKIVAAFREPFEIDGSMVYLTMSIGISLYPLHGNNAESLVQQADTATYEVKRSGRSNYKFYTPTMSHQNFNLFTIENELRNAIKKEDFLLYYQPQIEVKAGKIIGVEALIRWHHTELGAISPAKFIPIAEKSGLILPIGEWVLQTACLQNQSWIDQGFTPLKMSVNFTAKQFQQPNIVDKIKEILNETRLDPTLLEIEITEIAALGTKENVIDCFQSLKELGVKVNIDDFGTGYCSFDYLKKFPINKLKIDRSFIQNISENTDNQAITEAIIRMGKGLGLSVIAEGVETEEELAYLKQLDCDEVQGYYYSKPLSHDDIERYLTKNNHY; encoded by the coding sequence ATGAATAACAAAAAGGGGAGTACAACAAAATTTGAAATAAACAGTGAAACGAAGCTTCAATTAGAAACGGTATTAGAAAACACATTCGATGGCATTATTATTCATGATAAAGGAAAAGTCATTAAAGCTGATGATACATTCTTGGGGATTACTGGCTATAAACTTGAAGAGATAGTAAATAGATCGTTCTTTGACTTTGTTGCACCAACTGATAAGGAAAGGGTGAAAAAGCTCTTACAAATGGGCGTACAACAGGAAAGTCATGAGTTTGTCGGTATGAAGAAAGATGGTACAAATATTTATTTCAAGATGAAATCTAGTCCTTACCCATTAAAAGGCTCTATTGTACAAATGATATCATTACAAAATATCACACAGAGTAGGTTGAAAGACGAGAGAATTGAGTTTCTTGCCTTTTATGATGATTTGACAGGTTTACCAAATAAAGTCCTATTTAATAGAAGACTTAGTCTTGCAATGACCTATGCACAATTACATAATCAAAATTTGGCTGTAATGTTTTGTGATTGCGATGGCTTTAAGAAAATCAATAGTACCCTTGGAAATCAAGTAGGGGACTCATTATTAGTACAAGTAAGTAAAAGATTAAAAGGTTGTCTTTCGGAAAATGTAACATTAAGTAGAAATATCAGTGATGAATTTACTATTTTACTTCCTAACGTTAATCAACAAGAAGCAGAACTGGTGGCTGAAAAAATTGTTGCTGCATTCAGAGAACCCTTTGAGATTGACGGGTCAATGGTTTATTTGACAATGAGTATTGGAATTAGTTTGTATCCGTTACACGGTAATAATGCAGAATCTTTAGTGCAACAAGCTGATACTGCAACATATGAAGTGAAAAGAAGTGGAAGAAGTAACTATAAATTCTACACTCCTACTATGTCTCATCAAAATTTTAACCTCTTTACTATCGAAAATGAACTGCGAAATGCAATAAAAAAGGAAGACTTTCTTCTATATTATCAGCCACAAATAGAAGTAAAGGCTGGAAAAATTATTGGTGTTGAAGCATTAATTCGTTGGCACCATACTGAATTAGGTGCAATTTCACCAGCAAAGTTTATTCCGATTGCAGAGAAATCTGGGTTAATACTACCTATTGGTGAATGGGTGCTACAAACAGCCTGTTTACAAAATCAATCATGGATAGATCAAGGATTTACTCCGTTGAAAATGTCTGTAAACTTCACTGCTAAACAATTTCAACAACCAAATATAGTTGATAAGATAAAAGAAATATTAAATGAAACGAGACTAGATCCGACTCTGTTAGAGATTGAAATTACTGAAATTGCAGCACTAGGGACTAAAGAAAATGTTATCGATTGTTTTCAGTCATTAAAAGAGTTGGGAGTTAAAGTTAATATCGATGACTTTGGAACAGGGTATTGTTCGTTTGATTATTTAAAAAAATTCCCTATTAATAAGCTTAAAATCGACCGTTCTTTCATACAAAATATTAGTGAAAATACTGATAATCAAGCAATCACAGAAGCTATTATTAGAATGGGAAAAGGCCTTGGGTTAAGCGTTATAGCAGAAGGTGTTGAGACTGAAGAGGAACTTGCATATTTAAAGCAATTAGATTGTGATGAGGTGCAAGGCTACTATTATAGTAAGCCATTATCACATGATGATATAGAACGCTATTTAACGAAAAATAATCATTACTAG
- a CDS encoding YiiX/YebB-like N1pC/P60 family cysteine hydrolase: MENNLDSVKIETGDIIFVKQNDLTSLLIRWLEKSPYSHVAIAINSNEIIEADILRRVKIRKMKYTSFKVMRVDLNVSQKKLLISCAKTFINNKYNYKGAIKWFFRLIINRKDDRDLPQRVYCSELVDYIYRCVGIVFYPERAPGDVLPSDLLNSPLVKEAARETKK, translated from the coding sequence ATGGAAAACAACTTAGACTCAGTAAAAATAGAGACTGGAGATATTATCTTTGTAAAACAAAACGACCTTACTAGCCTACTAATACGTTGGCTAGAAAAATCCCCCTATTCTCATGTTGCTATAGCTATCAACTCAAATGAAATTATAGAGGCTGATATTCTCAGAAGAGTGAAAATCAGGAAAATGAAGTACACTTCTTTCAAAGTCATGAGAGTCGATTTAAATGTTAGTCAAAAAAAACTGCTTATTTCTTGTGCAAAAACCTTTATTAATAACAAGTATAATTATAAAGGTGCTATTAAATGGTTTTTTAGATTGATTATAAATAGAAAGGATGATAGAGATTTACCACAGCGAGTTTATTGTAGCGAATTGGTCGATTATATATATCGCTGTGTAGGAATCGTATTTTATCCTGAGCGAGCTCCTGGTGATGTTCTGCCATCAGATTTATTAAATTCTCCTTTAGTAAAGGAAGCCGCACGAGAAACAAAAAAGTAA
- a CDS encoding CBO0543 family protein, with protein MEQEWNTIIELRKQTWELHYNYWLTETLFSFNWWLLLTTTFLFFIIWIFVLDKSRLLEIMTYGLLVSTIAFILDLIGITMVLWSYPDRLTPLMAPILEIHKMHMPVIFMIIYQYFHSWRSFITVMTLTSGIFAFALEPLLIWLQIYEIHNWRYIYSFPLYIIIGVFLKWLIGKLKSVESKHKLL; from the coding sequence ATGGAACAAGAATGGAATACAATCATCGAACTTCGTAAACAAACATGGGAACTACACTATAACTATTGGCTTACTGAAACGTTATTCTCTTTTAACTGGTGGTTACTTTTAACGACGACGTTTCTATTCTTTATAATATGGATTTTTGTATTAGACAAAAGTAGACTATTGGAAATTATGACTTATGGTCTTCTAGTTTCAACCATAGCATTCATATTAGATTTAATCGGAATTACCATGGTGTTATGGTCATATCCTGATCGCTTGACACCTCTTATGGCACCTATCTTAGAAATTCATAAAATGCATATGCCTGTTATCTTCATGATAATTTATCAGTATTTTCACAGTTGGAGATCATTTATCACTGTTATGACGTTAACTTCTGGCATATTTGCATTTGCTTTAGAGCCACTATTAATATGGCTACAAATATACGAAATACATAATTGGCGTTACATCTATTCATTTCCTCTTTATATTATTATAGGAGTATTCCTTAAATGGCTAATTGGTAAATTAAAGAGTGTTGAAAGTAAGCATAAACTCCTATAA
- a CDS encoding PilZ domain-containing protein — protein sequence MRYRRQDGFRYQFEEPVACSFRILKVGNKDVQSKPGKASIYDLSEGGLKLTTPISIPLNQEIKVEVVFILNNNELKITGLLAWKKENISGDYSYGVDFISDKVLQRQMIEELKIYSKGIAVVKNMGVNK from the coding sequence ATGAGATATAGAAGACAAGACGGATTTCGATATCAATTTGAAGAGCCTGTTGCTTGTTCGTTTCGAATATTAAAGGTCGGAAACAAAGATGTTCAAAGTAAACCGGGGAAAGCTAGTATATATGATTTAAGCGAAGGCGGTCTGAAACTGACTACCCCCATTTCGATACCTTTAAACCAGGAAATTAAAGTTGAGGTTGTTTTTATATTAAATAATAATGAGTTGAAAATAACTGGTCTTTTAGCATGGAAAAAAGAAAATATAAGTGGTGATTATTCGTATGGAGTCGATTTCATCAGTGATAAAGTGTTACAAAGACAAATGATTGAGGAATTAAAGATTTATTCAAAAGGAATTGCGGTAGTTAAAAATATGGGTGTGAATAAGTAA
- a CDS encoding S41 family peptidase, producing the protein MRKLRNLVVGSISLLLVGCSSNPPLNDDALISLELVAEHNRFYTEHSFDELPDPRYDFLMNDEDELSEEMIQNLRITNSNTDSSFTKKQLIEDVEVFHLAMKYMYALYEYMGGDKAFQDARDGLIDHLRELEDGVQLSSIQFSNLLRSHYDFISDTHLQINHSPMESNDYSFFVSEHFRFNKDTSGEFWLIGREAVKLASINGDEEVSSYLKPSLNDNGEIVYIPGAFSSYLTDSERVWEIVFQEGDGAQIETIRLRPEAKALPNFRLGDRLSLSEKEGVPWFQLRTMFAFEGAPVDYYDIIDSAKHLSREPYFVLDVRGNEGGSVILVEKWLEEFFGEPISWSSQSNHLFSKTNLALVTDTIDYLKEQGVASQTFEDDFTDLFRVEKFDSLEEPYWEVEEKPFKTVKDNDTHIFILIDNNTASAAEHLVAQLKQANNTTVIGMNTKGAIISGNALIWQLPHTNVAMSVPTYFNYNPDLLEKEAVGIQPDIWVHPEKAEQRILTFIKENTKR; encoded by the coding sequence ATGAGGAAATTACGTAATCTAGTAGTAGGATCAATTTCTCTATTACTTGTTGGTTGCTCAAGTAATCCACCGTTAAACGATGATGCACTTATATCTTTAGAATTGGTTGCGGAACATAACCGCTTTTATACAGAGCATTCTTTTGATGAGTTACCAGACCCAAGATATGATTTTTTAATGAATGATGAAGATGAATTATCAGAAGAGATGATACAAAACTTACGAATTACGAATAGTAATACTGACTCTTCCTTTACAAAGAAACAATTGATAGAGGATGTTGAAGTCTTTCATTTAGCTATGAAATATATGTATGCTTTATATGAATATATGGGTGGAGACAAAGCTTTTCAAGATGCTAGAGATGGCTTAATTGACCATTTAAGAGAGTTAGAAGATGGAGTGCAGTTGTCTTCGATTCAATTTAGTAATCTATTAAGAAGTCATTATGATTTTATAAGTGACACACATCTTCAGATTAACCATTCTCCTATGGAAAGTAACGACTATTCCTTTTTTGTGTCCGAGCACTTTCGCTTTAATAAAGATACCAGTGGTGAGTTTTGGTTAATAGGAAGAGAAGCTGTGAAACTAGCTTCTATTAATGGGGACGAAGAGGTTTCGTCTTATTTAAAACCAAGTCTAAATGATAACGGAGAGATAGTGTATATACCAGGGGCTTTCTCAAGCTATTTAACTGATTCTGAAAGAGTGTGGGAAATCGTTTTTCAAGAGGGAGATGGCGCCCAGATTGAGACAATTAGGCTGAGGCCAGAGGCAAAGGCATTACCGAACTTTAGGTTAGGAGACCGTCTTTCTTTATCAGAAAAAGAGGGCGTACCATGGTTTCAATTGAGAACGATGTTTGCTTTTGAAGGTGCTCCAGTTGATTATTACGATATCATAGATTCTGCCAAGCACTTAAGTCGTGAGCCTTATTTTGTTTTGGATGTACGAGGAAATGAAGGTGGGAGTGTAATTCTAGTAGAAAAGTGGTTAGAGGAATTTTTTGGAGAGCCTATAAGCTGGAGTTCACAATCGAATCACCTGTTTTCAAAAACGAATTTGGCACTTGTAACAGATACAATCGATTATTTAAAGGAACAAGGGGTTGCTTCACAGACATTTGAGGATGACTTTACTGATTTGTTTCGTGTGGAGAAATTTGATTCGTTAGAAGAACCTTATTGGGAAGTAGAAGAAAAGCCGTTCAAAACAGTAAAAGATAATGACACACATATTTTTATATTAATCGATAACAATACAGCATCAGCAGCGGAACATTTAGTCGCACAATTAAAGCAAGCAAACAATACCACAGTTATAGGGATGAATACAAAGGGAGCGATAATTAGTGGGAACGCCCTCATATGGCAACTACCTCATACGAACGTAGCAATGTCAGTTCCTACATATTTTAACTACAATCCTGATTTATTGGAGAAAGAAGCAGTCGGAATTCAGCCAGATATATGGGTACATCCTGAAAAAGCAGAGCAACGAATCCTTACTTTTATCAAGGAAAATACGAAGAGATAA
- a CDS encoding dihydrodipicolinate synthase family protein, giving the protein MEKAKFHGVIPPVSTIFDANGKLDKKGMGTLIEFLIDSNVQGLFFLGTGGEFSQMSIEERKDVTNFAIKYVNGRLPVLIGTGSSNTREVIELNDHAKEAGADAVVVINPYYWTLSEQNLIKHYAEIAEATDLPIILYNFPALTGQDLTPEIVVKLADTYRNIIGIKDTVDSAGHIREMILKVKSRYPEFSVLAGFDEHLFNTLGLGGDGVIPASANFLPELTVGIYEAFEKKDYEKAVQLHQILAPVPLLYKIESPFISIVKEAIRFRNIDISTTVLAPSRDIEEDLKVEVKQIVEEAVRKLKEIV; this is encoded by the coding sequence ATGGAAAAAGCCAAATTCCATGGGGTAATTCCTCCAGTTTCGACGATTTTTGATGCTAACGGAAAGCTTGATAAAAAAGGTATGGGGACGTTAATTGAGTTTCTAATTGATTCGAACGTACAGGGGTTATTTTTTCTAGGTACAGGTGGAGAATTCAGTCAAATGTCTATAGAGGAACGTAAAGATGTGACTAATTTTGCCATTAAATACGTAAATGGAAGGTTACCTGTGTTAATAGGAACAGGTAGTTCAAATACAAGAGAAGTAATTGAACTTAATGACCATGCTAAAGAAGCAGGAGCAGATGCTGTTGTTGTAATTAACCCTTATTATTGGACGTTGTCGGAGCAAAATCTTATTAAGCATTATGCAGAAATTGCTGAAGCTACCGATTTACCTATCATTCTTTACAATTTCCCAGCTTTAACAGGTCAGGATTTAACGCCTGAAATCGTCGTCAAGTTAGCGGATACGTACAGAAACATCATTGGAATAAAAGACACGGTAGACTCTGCGGGACATATTAGAGAAATGATTCTTAAAGTTAAATCAAGATATCCTGAATTTTCTGTGTTGGCAGGCTTTGATGAGCACCTATTTAATACACTAGGTTTAGGTGGAGATGGTGTAATTCCAGCAAGTGCAAATTTTTTACCAGAGCTAACGGTAGGAATTTATGAAGCTTTCGAGAAGAAAGATTACGAAAAAGCAGTTCAGCTTCATCAAATCCTTGCTCCTGTTCCTTTGTTATATAAAATAGAATCTCCATTTATTAGTATTGTAAAAGAAGCAATTCGATTTAGAAATATAGATATCTCAACAACTGTCCTTGCACCTTCAAGAGATATAGAAGAAGACTTAAAAGTAGAAGTTAAGCAGATTGTCGAAGAGGCTGTAAGGAAGTTAAAAGAGATTGTATAA